The Malassezia vespertilionis chromosome 2, complete sequence genomic sequence GCTCTGCTTGCGTCTTTAGAAATGAACGGAAATTTTCAGGGGAAATTTCTGGATGCGCAGAAGCAGGGATCCAAAACAAATTGTCGGTGCCATTCGGCCCTGGAGGCGTCGGCGGCAATGGCGTTCGTCCCAACACACGCGTAGAGCCGCCGGCGTGATGTTGTTCCATGGGGGGGAAAGAGGACTCAGGACCTGtctgcgagcgcgcggTTCCGCCAGCACTGGCttgccggcgcgccagaATGCGGTCCCGGTCAATAGAGCCGAACAAAGGCTGGGAGCCAGCGAGATGTGCAGTATGTTCAAAAGACAAATTTGCTAAATGTTCTGAGCAAGAAGCCTGGTCGTTTGATGGAAAGGTGTTGGACCCTGACCCCAACGAAGGACTGTTTCCACGTAGCCCTCCTGTATGCAAGTCTGGCAAGTCAGGGTCCATCACTGCGCGATTCGCAGAAagtcggcggcgcgtgcgtaACGCTTCAACCTCTCTTCGCAGATCGGACTCAGTGATTTGATGCTCGGCCATCGCGCAAGTGCACAGTACGTGTAACGCACTGCACGTTACAAAAGATGGACAGACAAAGCGCCTTTACGGCTAACAAACATCAATTTCCTCGGATCGATGTACGCAATAAGTAGCGCACGTCCGACGGTCTTTTTTCACGTTCCCTTGTTAGTTCCTAGGTATGTATAAGTAGGTACACCACGCCACTTTCTCCAAATGCCGCGAGCGTCGCTGTGGTTTACTGGTAAAAGATTCACGAGGGCGCACAACTCGCCCTGCACGAGGCCCGATGTGTGTGGTAGATGGACCCTGCAAGCCCGATTCAGGCCTTGTGGAACGTACATCAACCCTATCGCGACGCGACCTCCACACGGAAACGCTGCTGATGTGGGTACAAAACTTAAACTTTAGGCGGTTCTACATACAGCACGCCTGGGTTGGACGTATGGTCCACTGACCAACCTAGCTGTGTTAATAAACGTATCACTGCAGGTCGGAGCACCGAGGTGTAATGCTTGCTATGTGATCCACGGCCAGTAACCACCTCGAATGCGACGCGACCTGGCTGGTCCGGATCACGTTTGCGTGTTTCCCAGCGGTGTACGTGCTGTTGCATTACAGtcagcgcctcgtgcacGCTCAAACCATGTAGATCGATGCTCTCTGAAACTTGTTTTCCGTTTGTAGGCACATACGAAATAGTATTATTACCACttttgcgctcgtgcaccAGAGCAGAAGCTCCGCGAAGTTGCCAACGACGCGCCTGGGCACCAtatttgcgcgcctcttctgCGTACACCGACGTTGCTCCACCCAAGTTCGCCACGCGACTTTGACGTGCGGCAACACCGGCTTGTCGAAGCGCCATATCACGTTTCGCACGGAACTCGTCGACACGGGCTTGACACTCTTCCGCAGAATAGATTTCAAGATCCAGTCCTTCTGCCACATCATCCAAATTTGTCACTTGCGCAGATGCAGGAAGAACAACTGCGGATTGTCCTTTGCGTAGTGCAGCAGCAGGTGTGGCCATAGGCAAAGGCGTCGtgggctgcgcagcgcgtgcagcatAGCCTCGCGCGTTTGGTTCCAGCCAAactgccgctgccgacTTGGAATTGTTGCGCTTCGCAGTAACAGTAGGGGTATAAATAGTTTTGGAGCCAGTGTTGTCTAAAAGACGGCCGCTTGGATCAAGCACGTCGGGTCTATTGTGCAACCCGtctgcgcttgcggcaaCAATGTCTTGCAGTTGTACAATATCCAAGACCGCGTCTTGCTGGCCTTTGGTCGCGATGAGAAGTTGTCGAATGTCGCTTTGATTCTTGTGGGTGATGTTCGCAAGTGCAGAAACGATAGCGTCAAAATCTCCCGTGTTTGCAGCGGCTTGTGCTTCTGGCCGTGCCGCAGCCAGTGCAACGCAACGCGCCAGCGTGACGTGCAAGTTAAACGAGGCATGATTAAATATGCCTTGCACTTTAGGTTGCGGTATGTCAAGCAGTATCGCTAGTTGCGTAAGAGTTGAGGAGGAAAGCAGCCATTGCTGCTCACTCACGGGTATGTCATGCCTTGTTACCGCCTTGCGCTCTACCTCCTGGAGATGGCGGGCCAGTTGTTCATCGGTGAGCGCTTCACTCGCCGTGTGATCAATAGGATCGGGGCACAAAGTAGTGGGTGCTTTTGGGCGCATGCGAGTGTCATAGTAGATAtgatgcgcgctgcgatgATCAGTCATGCTTACCGTGACTGCATCGCCTTTCTTActcggcgcggcatgtTTCTTTGGTATGTTTTTGCGTTTCGCTTGTAGGCCATGCGACAGCACTTCCAGGTCTAGCCCTGCCCCGCGTGAAGATTTCGATTCTTCTACACTGCGCTCCCCTTGTTCAAGTATATCGTGAGCGAACAAAGTATCGACCGCCACGTCTACATCGTCGTCTGCATTACGCAGCGCAGTTTGTAACGAAGAAATATCCTTCCCGGGGAACGACTGCTGTAAAAATAAAAGTACCGGGTTATTTAGCAAAGTATCAGTCTGTTCGGTGCCCTGCGTCTTTGTGGGACAAACTTTTGATGGTGTCGATGCCCAGTCCTGGACGAGTGCATCTACCACGTTTTCCTCCGCTGACTCTTCCGGCTGCGCGGCCTCAGCTAACGCACCAAGTATCTCAACTGTATCAGAATAAGACCTCCCTGACTCTCGAGCAATTGCCAAAACAAGACTTGGGTCTAGAGGCGGGCAAAATTGAGACAGTAATGCATCCAAGGGTACCATTAGGTAGAAGCGAGTGTTACAAAAATGCAACGGGCCCCTCCACTTTTCTACATTCACTCCCCACACGAAATAAACAAGTGTTGCTCTACAACGACGCTTACATGTCGAGCGGGCTATGCCGCAAACGTATGGAACTCCGTTGTGCAGGCACAGCGACGCTTCACACCGATCTCCATTGCGCGTATTGAATGGAAACGCACCATTTGACGAACGCAGCGCCAATGCAGCGCCAACATCCTGTGCAGTTTACGGGCCTCGCTCAAAATATACACCTCTGCTGCCGAGACCCCTTATAACACATGTCGGCGAATTGATACAAAATACGAAAGATAGTGAGCGTTACAGTTATGGAATGACTGTTGTTCAGAAACGGCATCCGCAACTCCGTCCTTCTCGTGCAAAACCAGTTCTTACACCGAGATCTCAGAGACGCGCAGCTGGTCCGCATCCTTCGTGCAATTCAGTATCCCCCGGGCATGACGTGCGCCTATCTTTAATCAAAAAAAGAAATGCTTTTATGCAGGACGGGTTTAACGAAAGTATTCAAACCACCCCTAGCCCTCAACCAAGGCTACACCACCATGAATGGGAGACGCAAGAGGCCGGCTTATCGCAAACATCCTCGCTTTTTATGTATCCTGAAACAGAGCCCTCTGTTGCATCTGGACAAGGATTTATTTGCATGACGCAATTGGGAAGAACATCAATGCATGCGCCTGTGTTTGACGGAGAGCTTTATTCCGGTGTCTGTCGGCACGCCTTCATAAACTCCACAGGCGCCGCTACTGCTTTTCACCTCCCTACCGGCTCACAAGATACCATTGGGAGACGCGGTGTATAGAAGGTGTTTTATCCTATAATAGATACCCCGTACTAAACATGAAACTTGCCATACCATCTTACTGACTATGCAAAACAAAGACAGTTTCCCACAATACTATAAAAGTCCTCCTACAACATAATTTTTCCAATGTGACGGCAAGATGGCCGAGTGGTCTAAGGCGCTGTGTTCAGGCTCTTTTGAGATACCTAAACAAAATAAATTCGCAGTCTCCCTGAGGCGTGGGTTCGAATCCCACTCTTGTCAAACTTTTTGTGCCTCTTTATTAGCGGTGCTTGTCATTCACGCAGACACTGGTCATTTTTGCAAATTAATAATTGACCCTTATTATCTCCGTTTAAAACGCGCCGGAATGATTACGTGCATTCTTCTTCCGAGACCAGCTACTTAATATTAACGCAGACGTGTTGCAATCGTTGTGCTTTTCCTTCTCCCCCAAATTATCCAGTTTATGGTTTTCAGTGCAATAAGAAGGACGCGCTCTAATGCGCCCGAGCAGGACTCCACCTCTGTCCTTGAGCCTGCTCTTTCTACGCATACAGAACATGTCCAATATGAAGGGGACACAAAGGACACGGAAGGCAGCAAGAAATTTTTCTCCGATAGGGAGATGAAAGACATCTCTCGCCACATTGAAGCGACTGTGGTTGATGAAGTTTACCAACGCAAAGTATATATCCTGAACAAAATTATGAACGAGCATGTTGGCATGACTTGGTGGCAGTGGGGACTTCTTTGCGTCTCGGGTGTTGGATGGCTTATTGATAATGCGTGGTTGCAATTGGTAGCCGTTATTTTACCGCAAGTCCAAAATGAATTCTTAGTTCAACTAGGCGATCCAGACCCTAGCGGCCCTAATGCAAAGACGTACCACCCTGAGATGATGACGAttgcgctttttgcaggCCTAGTTGTGGGTGCAGCTTTCTGGGGTATTGCAGCTGATATTGTGGGACGTCGTGTCTCCTTCAACGCAACTCTTTTTATTGCTGGCGTGTTTGGCTTGGCGTCGGGCGGCGCTACGACCTTCCCGGCTTTGGGCGGCCTTTTGGCTGCCCTTGGCTTTGGTCTTGGTGGTAGCCTCCCTGTCGACGGCATGCTTTTCCTCGAGTTTATCCCCGGCAATCGGCAATATCTTTTGGCGTTTCTTTCCGTCTTTTGGTCGCTGGGCCAACTGATGACTTCGCTCATTGGATGGGCTTTCATTGCTAATTACAAGTGCGACAATGCATATGAGATTGTCGCACCCGGTGCACCTCTGCCTGAAAACTACTGCTATCCCACCAATTCTCGCGGTTGGCGGCAAAATAATGGTTGGCGTTATCTTAATTTCACAATTGGCGCATTTACCCTGGCATGCTTCTTCTTGCGCTTCCTTGTTTTTAAAATTCCAGAAAGCCCCAAGTTCCTTCTTTCAAAAGGGCGGGATGCGGAAGCCGTAGCGGCTATGAAGAAGTTTGCTGCAATGTGCGGCAAACCGCTTCCCGAAGACATGCTTTCGGTAAACATTTTGCGTTCTGCTGCAGGCCAGGATGTTGACATGGATGATGAGGAGACTGAACCAGTTCAACAAGAGCAACAAGAGAAACCAGAGCGCTTTGAGGGCAAGCTGATGAGGCTGAAACACGATATAATaaaaaatgcgcgcagcgtctcaTTCCGAGAGACGGGCGCCAACATCAAAGCATTGTATTCCACTTTTGCTATGGGCTATACCACTACAGTCATCTGGATTCTTTGGGCTTTTATTGGACTCGCATATCCGCTGTTTAACTCATTTATTATTCTCTATCTTGGGTCGGGTCTCTACAGTGCTGGTACGTCAAAGACCTACCGAAACTATACGATTATTTCTGCTTGTGGTATCCCGGGCAGTATTGTTGCCACAGCGCTTGTGGAGCTCCCCCGGAGTGGACGCCGTGGTGCGATGTCGATTGGTACTCTCTTGACTGGCGTTTTCCTCTTTGCATTTACCACTGCGGACACAGATACTTCATCGCTTGCATTCAGCTGTGTCATTGCTTTCACGCAAAATATCATGTACGGTGTGCTCTACTGCTACACGCCCGAATCATTTCCTGCGCCCGTTCGTGGTAGTGCCGATGGTATTGGTTCAAGCTTGAATCGCATTTTTGGTCTAATTGCTCCCATCATCAAGACATATTCGACGAACGACCCAGCTGCCCCTATATATGTTTCGGGTGCTCTGTTTCTATTCTGTGGTCTCCTCATTCtcacgctgcgcgtcgaGACTTCTGCACGTTCCGCACTTTAATTGGTAACCACACTGCCGGTCTAACAATACCCTATAGTCCGCATACAAAAAGATCATGTTCCTTTGTACCGTTCGTGTTCCCATTCTTTCCATAATGATTTGAAAACAGCTTGGCCACTCGCATCGAGCATGCCTTTGAGTGCCGCATCGCGTTCATACTCGCTAATGATGCTGCACAGAGCAAAGAGACCGGGCaaaagcgcttggcgcaacggcgctgcaatggTTGacgtgcgctgtgcgacgAGTCTGACATAGGCAACAAGCACATAAATTGCGTGCTTTGTCATGGAGCGACCCAATGTCTCGGTCGTACCAACTTGGATTGCATCACTTGTTAGTTTTCGTTTCTTGCTTGCAATCATTGTTGCAATTGACGTCGTCTTGGTGGAAATCTCGGTATAAAGACGACTTAAAGAACGCGCTTCGGTTAAGCCCAGTGGACTTGAAACAACATCAAGCCAGCAAGGCGTTGTTTCTGccagtgtgcgcagcggtgcgcgtCCGGTGTTGGAACGAAGCAAGGAAAGGAGAGGAAGCAGCAGCGAAGATAGCAGCGCTGTCAGGTGAGGTAAAAGCGGACTCAACAAGTCTTTGCGAAAGCGCACAATGGCGCACAGACTTGCAACGATGCCTTGATACACTGTGTTTGCCTGCAACGTAAGCGCCATATTCTTGTTTTCTGTCCCGGCGGGCCGCAATAGTACGCCAAAAAATGCAAAGATCTTGGCCACatctgcgctgcgcaaaatcAACGCCCTATATTGGCATACGCGCCTTACCATTTCGGTAGCAGCTAGAGATAGCATGGGAGCCTGTGTTACGATAGACGGCAGTCGGACGACCATAgaagcaaagcgcgcacTTGCAATCTTGCTCGTCCCGCTAGGAGCGTGCTGCAGTAAAATACTCATCACACTAAGTAGTGACGACATGTCGTCAATGGTGCATTCGGGCATCTTTCGCAGAAACGGAAGCTCCAACGTTTCAAGCGTGCTTGCATACGAGTCTTGATCCATGGACATAATCGCTTGCACAAAACGATGCGTAAGAAGCTCGGAACCGTTGAGTTTAGCAGACAAAGACGAATAGGCcatgcaaagcgcgacaTATGGTTTGCCTTTCTGCCCATGCAGATAGAAGCGCAGTGTGGACAAGCAGGAAAACAGTGCAGTCGCAAAAAGCACCCCGTCctcttgctgcgccgcaaaggGTATTGTTTCAATGCTGTTCAACAGTTGATCAAATAtcagcgctgcagaagacACATCCGCTTCGGATGCGTGTAAAATACGCagccgcgctgcaaaatTTCGGAAGCGCAACATACCAAGACAGAAAGCATTGTCATCCATTTCTTCATGCATTTTTGCAAAAGCAGACATCACTTCCTTTTCCAGTGTCGATGAACCCAAGTTGGCCGGTAACGATCGCAATGGAATCGTTGCATCTGCTGCGTGCTCCAATAAAATAGCAAGAATGTGCTGCGCTAGCGGCGCATTACTTGTTGACAAGGTGACCATTGTATCGGAATGCAGCACATGCTCGATCGCATCGGGAGCGGAAAACAACGCCGACAAAAGGTGCACACTAGCGCGTTCCCACGACTTTTGTATGCAGCTCGGCTTATTGACCATCGCCAATATGTAAACAGAAATGGGTATAGGGAAGCACACTGTGGTAGTGCTGGCCGCGCGTGATAAAAACAGTTTCAGTGCCGTCCATACTTGTGTATCCCCTTTTAAACCATGCAGCGTCCACGCTGCATCAAGCCAAGCAAGGCAGCTGACAATGCGATCCAAGGACGAGGAAGGAAAGATTCCTATCGGCAGTCTTTCCAACATATTAATTGCTGCTAGTGTAGCTTCCAAGTTTGCGCCTGctttccagcgcggcgctttaGACGGATCAATCCAAGCAACACTTTCTTCCATTTGCTGCACAATGGCCTCGCGCCAGTGTGAAAGCTCAAAAAATTGTGCACTTTTCAGCGCTGTTTCCGATATAGTTTTTTGGTGGCCCCCGAGCTTGTCCGACGGTGAAGCAAGCAATGTTTTTTGCATGTATTCAATACATGCGCAAAGCTGTGTCACATTCATACATGCATCCATGACGCGTGCCCATCGACCAGTGATCATACGCCATAGCACACTAGGGAGGTCTGCAGAATCGATTAGCCCAAATAATTGACCATCCCAAGCTGAAAATTGAGATATACTGCCCATGTGCAAGGCGTCAAAAAGGAAAGGACTGGCTACCGACGACAAGAATGTGTACGACGGCGCTTTTCGTGCATTGAATGCCAAATCCACTtcagcgcacgcaaatgCTGTGCGCAGAATCTCGGCGCGGACTTGCGGTATAGTCTCCTTCGATGCAAAAAACGGGACCAATTGGTCGAGGTACGTATAAGAAGTAAACATGGGAGGGAGCACTTGGCCAGTGCACTGTGCATGTACAAATGCTCTGCGCACAAGAACAAAACGAAGTCGAAGACCCGCGGCAATACACGCGCGAACAAGCATATCATTTTTTTGGAGACCGCATTCCACGAGCGAGTCGGCCATTTTCAACATGGATTCAAAGTAAGCATCGTTGTTGAGCAGATGATCGAGTCCCACATTCTGGATTACCAACATAAGGAAATGTGCAGAGAAcagcacaggcgcaggtTCTTTTTGCACGTGTACAAATCGTTGCTGTACATTTTCTAGCGTCATGGAGAGCATGGGGAGTACTTGCCCTGGTGGCACGGCATTTTGCAGCAAAGACGAAAGATTCACCACGCTACGTTTTTCTAGCAGTGGACTCTGCGCAAGCGTTGCAAACAAAGTGGGATCGGCGCCCACGCACGTACGGTCCATCACTTGCTGCAAAATACCAAAAAGGTGCAACATATTTCGGCTTTCGGCGTACCGGACCACCACTTCTGACACAAAATTGTGAGCGGCTTCCCAAACACACTCCATCTCTTTGGGCAAGTTGCATGTGGTCGATAGCATGCTTGGAAGAAGCTCTTCTAAAGTAGCCATATCCACACGCCACAAGACGGTAAATGTCGTGAAGCAGTACGTTACACAAAGCGTGCTCGATTTAAAATCCAGCAGTACCAGTGTCTCTTTGCACAAGATGCGCCAAAGTGCAGACCATGCTTCTTGATCCTCTCCTCCCGGAATGTAGAGTTTCAGTGCAGCAATCTTTTCCACAAGAAGCAATCGTGCATGTGCAACAGCGCATGACAGTGTAGGCGGCAGCTGCTGTAATGTTTGACAAATGGGTGTAATGTATTGTTCCAACACGCCTTGTCGAATACGTGGCACAGGCGCTTGCACATCAATTCCACAAATACGTCGTACCAGCTGATCAAGAAAAACGGGTATTACGCAAAGCATGGCCCGAGCTACATCCACGTCTTGGATGTGCTGCACCAAAGCGTCCGTGAGTGGCTGTAGTGTGTCAGGCAGTCCTTGCGCACTTCGTGGACCGTCCAATGCTGCAGCTTCATATAGAGATGCTGCAGCAATCGGTACGATGCTAGCTTCCAATGCTGGTGCGTCAATCTGTTGGGAGTAGTGGAGTGCACGGGCAAAAGGAAGCAGTGTTGCTTGCAAGAAAAACTTGGACGTTTTTTTCGCGTTCGTCCCAAGTTCTAATGCAGGTGCCCAATACTTGCACATAGCATTCAGAAGATTCACAGTCGCGTCAACCTGTCCTGACCCGCAAATGCACGGTAATGCGTGCAGGACAGTTTGGAACAGTGAGTTTACCGTATCGATTTGACTCGCACCCCAGCGACGAATGCTAAAAGGAAGAAGGATGGAAAGAGGAGATACAATGATTTCCCATGTGCTGTGATTTTTGCACTCTTCAGCTGCACTCATGGCTAGCTGGAATATACTATGCTTGCCCACTAATGCATGCAGCATCCCAGGCGTGACCTCCGGTGATGACAATATGAAGGAAAGTAATTGCCAGTAACGTGTATCATTATGATGCTGTAATCCATCAATTCCTTTCACGTTCCGTATCGCACTCAACATGGCCTCCAGTGTAATGTCCAGAAGCATTTCTGTTTTTTGCGGAACATAAATGGTATTGTCCGACCACGCATACTGCAGCACTTCAATCCGAGACacgttgcgctcgccattcGGAAGTGCCTCTTTAGATGTTTCAGGCCGCTTCAGTACTTTCACAAACTCCTCTGAAGTGACAATACCCCATTTTGCTAGTGactgcgccatggccacCAAGCATGTCCAGCTTGCAGCAAAACCTTTTGAACACGTGACAGTTACCGGGTTGCGCCCTCGTCCGTCGTTTTCTCCAGCCACGATGCTTCTCCGCGTGAGTGTCCCTGTCGTGAGGCAAGCAGTTGCCGCCGCCCGGCCTGCACAGATGCTGCCTATACAGCGTATTTCTGTACCTCGAGTTCTTACCGCACAAACGCCCATTCCGCAGCTGGCGCGGGGCATGAAGGTCCGCGCATCGGTCAAGAAACTGTGCAGCTATTGCTCTATCGTGCGTCGCAAAGGGCGTCTTTATGTGATTTGCTCTAAGCATGCGAAGCACAAGCAGGTATGAGTATCTGAAAAGTTACTGACTTTTAAGCGCCAAGGATAGTGTCTCTTCTGTCGCATCTTTCGGCAATATCATTGGCCGTGGAGCGGTCAAATGCACAGCATCCAGCACAAACCGTGTTGGTAATAGATACCACTTTGCTTCGCGCATGTCTATCAATAATCGAGAGTCCTGTAGGGACATATTTTATTTTGTGACAACATATTTATTTCATTCGGCATCAAACGCTCTACTCGGTTGCTCCATTAGCAAAGCTCGGGGTGCAGCTTCTTGCACTTGGCAACAACCTTCTTCACATCTTGACTGCGTGCACGGGTGGTCACAAGAAGTGCGTCAGGGGTATCGACCACCACAACATCGTCCATACCCAAGCACGCAATCCTACGCCCAGATGCAGGAACCACGATGCCACCGACTTGGCCCTCTGTGATGACCAACGATGGGTCAccaagcacgcgcgcttcgttCTCCAAAGCAGGAATAAGATCAGACAAGCTTGAAAAGTCCCCTACATCGTCCCAACCGAATGTAGCAGGAACCACTGCGACCTTGCCAACCTTGGATGCTGGCTCAGCGACGGCATGGTCAATGGCTATCTTGGGCAACAATGACCACGTCTCGCTCAATGCAATTTGTCGACGCGGGGTATCCCATGCCTCGGCAATGGTGCAAAGACCCGCATGGAGCTCCGGGACATACTCCTCCATAAGTGCCATCAGCGTCTGTGCCTTGACAACAAACATACCACCGTTCCAGCGGTAATCACCAGTGCTCAGGTATGCACTGGCGGTGCGAGCATCGGGCTTCTCCTTAAACTCAAGCACTTTGTGTGCATTTGGAGCATTCTTCACATCCAGGCCTTCGCCCAGCCTAATATAACCAAAACCAGTCGAGGGATGTGCAGGTGCAATACCAATCGTGACCAAGAACCCTTCTTTGGCCACAGCGACAGCTTCTTGTACAGCCGACTCGAATGCGTCGCGACCAGATACAATGTGATCCGCAGCAAAAgagccaagcacggcgtgGGGATCGCGTCGTGCAAGCACGGCCGCTGCAAGACCAATCGCGGCCATCGACTCCTTTGGCGAGGGCTCGGCAAACACATTTGCAGGGATCAAGTTAGGCAGTTGCTGCGAGACTGCATCAACATGCACCTTTCCTGTCACCACCATAAAACGGTCCACACCAGAAAGAGGAAGGAGACGATCCCACGTGTTTTGAATCAGTGTACGACCATTGCCGGTCAAATCGAGCAAAAACTTGGGGCAACTGCTACGACTCAACGGCCAGAGACGagtgccagcgccgcccgctGGGACAACGACCCAGAGACCAAGCGAAGGGTCTTTTGCCTCTAATGAAATAGACGCTGGTTTTGGAGTATGAGGCACGCCTGCGACGGAAGTTGTGCGCGCAGACTCAGGATGCCAGTTATTTAATGCATTGTGATGCGTAGAGTAGCTCATGCGCGATGAGGGAGAAATGCTCGGAGAAAATAAAGGCATGGTGGGCGTGATCGGTGCATTGTTATTTTCGAGTATATCCATACGATCGCCCATACGATGCATCTAGACTGTTAGAACGACGCTATCAACACACCTCAACTCGAAGCTCCGAGATGCCCTGGAGAATCTGCGCTAGCGCTGCATTACTGTTCATTTCTTGTCGATGGTGGTCCATAGGCAAGGCGACAAAGAGCGAAGAAGAAGGCTTGTATACTGCAACGCACACTCTAGCGCTGGGAATTCGACGCGCAGAACAAACCGAATTTGGCAAACACGAGCACAGGCCCACTTCGTTGTCTACGCTGTCTTAAGTGTCTACTCTCATCTCGACCAATCAACTTTTGTGAGCTTGTGCCTGCGTAAGTTTTTATTTAATAATCAAGTCGATTGGCACAAAAGGTACGGGTAGTCTTACTCTGTTTCGACACGTGGGCCGGTCCCTTCGCTTGTTCGCTGCGTTATCTAAAGGAAATTGCGAAAAGAATGTTGACTAGATAATGTACAAAAGTGGTGAAGAAAAGGTGACGCAAAAACGGGAAGTGTCATGTAATAAAAATAACATTGTATTAGTGTTGGAGCACGTTCCTGAGCCCAAACCGACGCTTCACCACCTTTTGCTTTGCGGGACCGACTGCAACAGTATGATGCGTGTGGCAGTTGGAGGTCTTGCCcggagcatgcgcatcCGGAGTGCGCTGGTCACCTTGATAAAACGTAGACGTGCCGTAGATACCGGGCTTGTGGCCTGGTTCACCGCTGCAGTCCTCAAATACGCCCTTGTCGTAATTGCCAGGGGAGTTAAAGTAGTCGCCCATCTCATCGTAAATGTGCGGGCAGTAttctgcagcgtcgtcgCCGTAACATCCCCGAAAGCTAAACTCCTTGTCGTTGATAAAGTTATTCCACTCCTTGATTTGAACAAATTCACCCTCGTGGCCCTCAATGTTCCTCGAGAAAACAAGACCGCCAACCGGGTTACCCTTGTTGTTTGCGCCGTGAGGAtcgagctcgccgccgccatcTCCCTTCGCAATACCAATAAACGTAAAGTCGCCCTTGCCAGTAACCTGAACAAACTTGCTGGTCTTAACAAAGTGTGCGCCCTTCAGCGCACCGTTAGGAATCAGTCGCGTGCCGTAGCCCTCCTTGGTGCA encodes the following:
- a CDS encoding uncharacterized protein (EggNog:ENOG503NUH8; COG:S; TransMembrane:12 (i89-109o144-163i175-193o199-222i229-252o291-310i425-449o461-484i491-510o516-537i549-568o580-599i)), translated to MVFSAIRRTRSNAPEQDSTSVLEPALSTHTEHVQYEGDTKDTEGSKKFFSDREMKDISRHIEATVVDEVYQRKVYILNKIMNEHVGMTWWQWGLLCVSGVGWLIDNAWLQLVAVILPQVQNEFLVQLGDPDPSGPNAKTYHPEMMTIALFAGLVVGAAFWGIAADIVGRRVSFNATLFIAGVFGLASGGATTFPALGGLLAALGFGLGGSLPVDGMLFLEFIPGNRQYLLAFLSVFWSLGQLMTSLIGWAFIANYKCDNAYEIVAPGAPLPENYCYPTNSRGWRQNNGWRYLNFTIGAFTLACFFLRFLVFKIPESPKFLLSKGRDAEAVAAMKKFAAMCGKPLPEDMLSVNILRSAAGQDVDMDDEETEPVQQEQQEKPERFEGKLMRLKHDIIKNARSVSFRETGANIKALYSTFAMGYTTTVIWILWAFIGLAYPLFNSFIILYLGSGLYSAGTSKTYRNYTIISACGIPGSIVATALVELPRSGRRGAMSIGTLLTGVFLFAFTTADTDTSSLAFSCVIAFTQNIMYGVLYCYTPESFPAPVRGSADGIGSSLNRIFGLIAPIIKTYSTNDPAAPIYVSGALFLFCGLLILTLRVETSARSAL
- a CDS encoding uncharacterized protein (COG:L; EggNog:ENOG503P7ZJ); this translates as MVPLDALLSQFCPPLDPSLVLAIARESGRSYSDTVEILGALAEAAQPEESAEENVVDALVQDWASTPSKVCPTKTQGTEQTDTLLNNPVLLFLQQSFPGKDISSLQTALRNADDDVDVAVDTLFAHDILEQGERSVEESKSSRGAGLDLEVLSHGLQAKRKNIPKKHAAPSKKGDAVTVSMTDHRSAHHIYYDTRMRPKAPTTLCPDPIDHTASEALTDEQLARHLQEVERKAVTRHDIPVSEQQWLLSSSTLTQLAILLDIPQPKVQGIFNHASFNLHVTLARCVALAAARPEAQAAANTGDFDAIVSALANITHKNQSDIRQLLIATKGQQDAVLDIVQLQDIVAASADGLHNRPDVLDPSGRLLDNTGSKTIYTPTVTAKRNNSKSAAAVWLEPNARGYAARAAQPTTPLPMATPAAALRKGQSAVVLPASAQVTNLDDVAEGLDLEIYSAEECQARVDEFRAKRDMALRQAGVAARQSRVANLGGATSVYAEEARKYGAQARRWQLRGASALVHERKSGNNTISYVPTNGKQVSESIDLHGLSVHEALTVMQQHVHRWETRKRDPDQPGRVAFEVVTGRGSHSKHYTSVLRPAVIRLLTQLGWSVDHTSNPGVLYVEPPKV
- a CDS encoding uncharacterized protein (TransMembrane:3 (o1010-1028i1155-1173o1214-1233i); EggNog:ENOG503P64D; COG:S), coding for MAQSLAKWGIVTSEEFVKVLKRPETSKEALPNGERNVSRIEVLQYAWSDNTIYVPQKTEMLLDITLEAMLSAIRNVKGIDGLQHHNDTRYWQLLSFILSSPEVTPGMLHALVGKHSIFQLAMSAAEECKNHSTWEIIVSPLSILLPFSIRRWGASQIDTVNSLFQTVLHALPCICGSGQVDATVNLLNAMCKYWAPALELGTNAKKTSKFFLQATLLPFARALHYSQQIDAPALEASIVPIAAASLYEAAALDGPRSAQGLPDTLQPLTDALVQHIQDVDVARAMLCVIPVFLDQLVRRICGIDVQAPVPRIRQGVLEQYITPICQTLQQLPPTLSCAVAHARLLLVEKIAALKLYIPGGEDQEAWSALWRILCKETLVLLDFKSSTLCVTYCFTTFTVLWRVDMATLEELLPSMLSTTCNLPKEMECVWEAAHNFVSEVVVRYAESRNMLHLFGILQQVMDRTCVGADPTLFATLAQSPLLEKRSVVNLSSLLQNAVPPGQVLPMLSMTLENVQQRFVHVQKEPAPVLFSAHFLMLVIQNVGLDHLLNNDAYFESMLKMADSLVECGLQKNDMLVRACIAAGLRLRFVLVRRAFVHAQCTGQVLPPMFTSYTYLDQLVPFFASKETIPQVRAEILRTAFACAEVDLAFNARKAPSYTFLSSVASPFLFDALHMGSISQFSAWDGQLFGLIDSADLPSVLWRMITGRWARVMDACMNVTQLCACIEYMQKTLLASPSDKLGGHQKTISETALKSAQFFELSHWREAIVQQMEESVAWIDPSKAPRWKAGANLEATLAAINMLERLPIGIFPSSSLDRIVSCLAWLDAAWTLHGLKGDTQVWTALKLFLSRAASTTTVCFPIPISVYILAMVNKPSCIQKSWERASVHLLSALFSAPDAIEHVLHSDTMVTLSTSNAPLAQHILAILLEHAADATIPLRSLPANLGSSTLEKEVMSAFAKMHEEMDDNAFCLARLRILHASEADVSSAALIFDQLLNSIETIPFAAQQEDGVLFATALFSCLSTLRFYLHGQKGKPYVALCMAYSSLSAKLNGSELLTHRFVQAIMSMDQDSYASTLETLELPFLRKMPECTIDDMSSLLSVMSILLQHAPSGTSKIASARFASMVVRLPSIVTQAPMLSLAATEMVRRVCQYRALILRSADVAKIFAFFGVLLRPAGTENKNMALTLQANTVYQGIVASLCAIVRFRKDLLSPLLPHLTALLSSLLLPLLSLLRSNTGRAPLRTLAETTPCWLDVVSSPLGLTEARSLSRLYTEISTKTTSIATMIASKKRKLTSDAIQVGTTETLGRSMTKHAIYVLVAYVRLVAQRTSTIAAPLRQALLPGLFALCSIISEYERDAALKGMLDASGQAVFKSLWKEWEHERYKGT